From the Lysinibacillus fusiformis genome, the window TTATTGCTAGGACGTACTGACCAGGATTTATATGAACAGCAACAAGTAGAGTCGAAAGAAGTAACGCCTCAACAGCAAGCCATTATGGAAGATTTGCAGCAAACAGAAAAGAATGTACGTGCCCATGAACAAGCCTATAAAGTAGGAATGAATGATAATGCTGATTCCTCGGATATATCCGATTCAGAGCTAAATGACACACTGCATATTTTAGAGCAGGTACGTAATGCAGCATTGTCATCAGCAGAGCCTTCTCCACAAGATTTACGTGTGGCACAAAGCGTTGATGCTCAAATACAGCATATGTTAAATGATTCAAGTTTTGACGATGTTACCACTAACGAAGGCGAACCATCTTTTGTACGTGACATTATTGAAGTGAAGGTTCCTGAACGTTTCTCGAAGGAATTGAAATTGGACCCATTTGCAGATACAATTTTCGGTAAGAACTATGAGACTGCATTCAGGTTAAGAGCATTCAAACAGGCATCGGAAAGATATGCGGCTCACGTTCAAATGACGAAAAATGGCTATCGCCCAGACAAGGATTCTATGTACTCTTTGATAGCCTGATGCTGTAGATAGGAGATTGTTGAAATGGCAAAGGCAAAGCATGCGAAAACGAATGCAATTCGATTATTAGAACAACAAAAAATTCATTTTGATGTGATTGAATACGAAACCGGGGATGGTCAAGTTGATGGTGTTTCTGTAGCTGAGAAAATTGGTCAGCCTGTTGCTCGGGTATTTAAAACATTAGTAGCAAAAGCAAGTGCACAAAAGTTATTTGTATTTGTCATTCCTGTAGCCGAGGAGCTGGACTTAAAAGCAGCTGCAAAGGTAGTTGGGGAAAAGAAAATTGAAATGTTAGCGGTAAAAGATCTACTTGGCCATACTGGTTATGTTCGTGGTGGATGTTCACCAGTGGGGATGAAGAAGTTATATCCAACGGTCATTGATGCATCTGCTCAAGGTCAAGGAAGCATAATCGTTAGTGCTGGGAAAATTGGTATGCAAATTCATGTTCAAGTAGAAGATCTGAAGACTATAACAAA encodes:
- the ybaK gene encoding Cys-tRNA(Pro) deacylase, with the protein product MAKAKHAKTNAIRLLEQQKIHFDVIEYETGDGQVDGVSVAEKIGQPVARVFKTLVAKASAQKLFVFVIPVAEELDLKAAAKVVGEKKIEMLAVKDLLGHTGYVRGGCSPVGMKKLYPTVIDASAQGQGSIIVSAGKIGMQIHVQVEDLKTITKAQLASITTTHE